One genomic window of Cupriavidus oxalaticus includes the following:
- a CDS encoding DEAD/DEAH box helicase gives MCPRKRPASWTLPYSRGCTVIAPAAIGALRPYQQGGVAFLVEHQGALLADEMGLGKTVQAIAAIAHLRFEVVLARTLIVTPTSLTSNWMQELARWAPALACRRIIGNAEDRRATYGLPIPVLLANYQQIRTDIQQVLADGLRWDLVVLDEAQWIKNRHSSTSLACKLLRRTRSWALSATPLENRLEEFASVLDYVLDRASAFSYTRNQLHEEAEGHFLRRRKAEVLQELPPMIIQELPVDLLPSQRATYDDLESEAINMASELNAPASILAEITRLKQVCNFDPETGESAKLEVLQGILQSLCNADDKVIVFSQYVETLERVASQIDLPADIYHGALASAERDEVLSHFRSEPGPRVLLVSLRAGGVGLNIPEASHVVLFDRWWNPAVEDQAIQRAHRFGRLSTLIVIKLVVVDSVEERITELLHQKRELFAAVIDDAPSSKIDSTILRHVLTGVSQANTQTERKVSSEQI, from the coding sequence GTGTGCCCTCGGAAGCGTCCTGCCTCTTGGACACTGCCATATAGCCGCGGCTGCACCGTGATAGCGCCTGCTGCAATCGGTGCACTACGTCCCTACCAGCAAGGCGGTGTCGCTTTCTTGGTTGAGCACCAGGGCGCCTTGTTGGCCGACGAAATGGGGCTTGGCAAGACAGTTCAAGCGATAGCGGCCATAGCACATCTTCGCTTCGAAGTCGTCCTGGCAAGGACACTAATCGTCACCCCGACATCTCTGACATCGAATTGGATGCAGGAACTAGCTCGTTGGGCACCAGCTCTGGCTTGTCGGCGAATAATTGGAAACGCAGAGGACCGAAGGGCCACATACGGGCTTCCTATCCCTGTCCTTCTCGCGAACTACCAACAGATTCGAACGGACATCCAACAGGTCCTCGCTGACGGCCTACGGTGGGATCTCGTCGTTCTGGATGAGGCTCAGTGGATAAAGAATCGCCATTCCTCGACGAGCCTCGCGTGCAAGCTCTTACGCCGGACTCGCAGTTGGGCTCTCTCGGCGACACCCTTGGAGAACCGCCTGGAAGAGTTTGCTTCCGTGCTCGACTACGTTCTTGACCGAGCGAGTGCCTTCTCCTATACAAGGAATCAGCTGCATGAGGAGGCGGAGGGCCACTTCTTGCGTCGACGAAAGGCCGAGGTGCTGCAGGAACTGCCTCCAATGATCATCCAAGAGCTGCCGGTCGATTTACTTCCAAGTCAGCGTGCCACCTATGACGACTTGGAATCCGAGGCGATCAACATGGCGTCCGAACTAAACGCCCCCGCATCGATACTGGCGGAGATCACGCGACTCAAACAGGTATGCAACTTCGACCCTGAGACAGGCGAATCGGCCAAGCTCGAGGTACTTCAGGGAATCCTTCAATCGCTCTGCAATGCTGACGACAAGGTCATTGTCTTCTCCCAATATGTTGAAACCCTCGAGAGAGTAGCCAGCCAGATCGATTTGCCGGCTGACATTTACCATGGCGCGCTTGCATCCGCAGAACGGGACGAGGTTCTGAGCCATTTTCGGTCAGAGCCGGGTCCCCGCGTCCTGCTTGTCTCTCTCCGTGCAGGTGGAGTCGGACTCAACATTCCCGAAGCAAGTCATGTAGTACTTTTTGATCGATGGTGGAACCCCGCCGTGGAGGACCAAGCAATCCAGAGGGCGCATCGATTCGGGAGACTTTCAACCCTCATCGTAATTAAGCTAGTGGTGGTCGATTCTGTGGAGGAGAGGATCACGGAACTCCTGCACCAGAAGCGGGAACTTTTCGCGGCAGTGATTGATGATGCGCCGTCTTCCAAAATTGATAGCACAATCTTGCGCCATGTCTTGACCGGCGTCTCGCAAGCGAACACTCAAACAGAAAGGAAGGTGTCCAGTGAGCAAATTTAA
- a CDS encoding DUF932 domain-containing protein codes for MHLVQTMAYVGETPWHGLGNQLAPNQSLEVWAERAGMNWRIEESEVRFVSGNAGLGAIHAFPEQKVLYRSDTKAPLSVVSNRYQVVQPSEILEFYRDLTEVGGFELETAGVLKEGRKLWALARTGQSATLKGRDKVNGYLLLATACDGTLATTAQFTSVRVVCNNTLSIALGDGGGAVKVPHRSQFDAQAVKRQLGIAISSWDGFMARMKVLSECRVHGDAAEAFFRRVLTYPVVNAPDRSAVAVNDRALKAVQELYAGRGKGSLLPSSAGTAWGLLNSITEFVDHHRRARSDDHRRDAAWFGQGAALKQKAWDEALRLAQ; via the coding sequence ATGCATCTCGTTCAAACCATGGCCTATGTCGGCGAAACCCCGTGGCATGGCCTAGGCAATCAGCTCGCCCCCAACCAATCGCTCGAAGTCTGGGCCGAGCGCGCCGGCATGAACTGGCGCATCGAGGAGTCCGAAGTACGCTTTGTGTCGGGCAATGCTGGTCTGGGGGCCATTCACGCCTTTCCCGAGCAGAAGGTCCTGTACCGTTCGGACACCAAGGCGCCGCTTTCAGTCGTCTCCAACCGCTACCAGGTCGTCCAGCCGTCTGAGATCCTGGAGTTCTATCGGGATCTCACCGAGGTTGGCGGCTTCGAGCTGGAGACGGCGGGCGTCCTCAAGGAGGGGCGCAAGCTCTGGGCTTTGGCCCGAACCGGCCAAAGCGCGACGCTCAAGGGCCGCGACAAGGTCAACGGTTACCTGCTACTGGCCACCGCCTGCGACGGGACGCTAGCCACCACCGCGCAGTTCACGTCGGTACGAGTCGTGTGCAATAACACGCTGTCGATTGCCCTGGGTGACGGTGGCGGCGCCGTCAAGGTACCGCACCGTAGTCAGTTCGATGCGCAAGCCGTCAAGCGGCAGCTCGGCATCGCCATCTCGTCCTGGGACGGCTTCATGGCCCGCATGAAAGTGCTCTCCGAATGCCGTGTCCATGGCGATGCGGCTGAGGCCTTTTTCCGGCGAGTGCTGACCTATCCGGTCGTCAACGCCCCAGACCGGTCCGCCGTCGCCGTCAACGACCGTGCCCTCAAGGCGGTGCAGGAGCTCTACGCCGGACGTGGCAAGGGTTCCTTGTTGCCATCGTCAGCCGGCACGGCATGGGGCCTTCTCAACAGCATCACCGAGTTCGTCGATCACCACCGTCGCGCGCGCAGCGACGACCACCGTCGCGATGCCGCTTGGTTCGGCCAAGGCGCCGCGCTGAAGCAGAAGGCCTGGGACGAGGCCTTGCGCCTGGCGCAGTGA
- a CDS encoding YqaJ viral recombinase family protein yields MQPAQETKSGKARPALRLVDTKRLRRDDWLAVRKTGIGGSDAAAAVGLSPYQSQLELWLEKTGRDTGLVKPNPQDTTEPVYWGTLLEPIVAAAYTQQTGRRVRKVNAILRHPIVPYMLANLDREVVGSPDVQILECKTAGEFGARLWRDGVPEYVQLQVQHQLAVTGKQAADVAVLLCGQKLVVHRIERDDALIGRLILLEANFWRYVTTDSPPPADGSESADAALRRLYPHDNGETADFTADRQLSTVFADLVTLRAEIALREAQEASLKQTIQQAMAEATRARFETGEVTFRRSKDGAGIDLKRLLADHPELQAPYATTKPGSRRFLIHPHGDIPCSKD; encoded by the coding sequence ATGCAACCCGCTCAGGAAACGAAGTCCGGCAAGGCGCGCCCGGCGCTGCGCCTGGTCGACACGAAGCGGCTGCGCCGTGACGACTGGCTTGCCGTTCGCAAGACCGGCATCGGCGGCTCGGATGCGGCAGCCGCCGTGGGGCTCAGTCCCTATCAGAGCCAACTCGAACTCTGGCTGGAAAAGACCGGGCGCGATACGGGCCTGGTTAAGCCGAACCCGCAGGACACGACTGAGCCGGTCTACTGGGGGACCCTGCTGGAACCGATTGTGGCGGCAGCCTACACCCAGCAGACCGGGCGCCGGGTGCGCAAGGTCAACGCCATCCTGCGGCATCCGATCGTGCCCTACATGCTGGCCAATCTGGATCGGGAAGTTGTCGGGTCGCCTGACGTCCAGATTCTCGAGTGCAAGACGGCCGGCGAGTTCGGGGCGCGTCTCTGGCGTGACGGCGTGCCGGAGTACGTGCAACTGCAGGTCCAGCATCAGTTGGCGGTCACTGGCAAGCAGGCGGCCGATGTGGCCGTTCTGCTGTGCGGGCAGAAGCTGGTGGTCCACCGGATCGAGCGTGACGACGCCCTGATCGGTCGTCTGATCCTTCTGGAGGCCAACTTCTGGCGCTACGTGACGACCGACTCGCCGCCACCGGCCGATGGCTCGGAATCCGCCGATGCTGCACTGCGCCGCCTGTATCCGCACGACAACGGAGAAACCGCGGATTTCACGGCCGATCGCCAGTTGAGCACGGTCTTCGCCGATCTGGTCACTTTACGTGCCGAAATCGCCTTGCGAGAAGCGCAGGAGGCAAGTCTGAAGCAAACGATCCAGCAGGCGATGGCCGAGGCCACCCGCGCGCGCTTCGAGACGGGCGAAGTCACGTTCCGGCGAAGCAAGGACGGCGCCGGCATCGACCTGAAGCGCCTACTTGCCGATCACCCGGAGCTCCAGGCGCCTTATGCCACCACCAAGCCCGGCTCGCGCCGGTTCCTGATACATCCTCACGGAGATATACCATGCTCAAAGGACTGA
- a CDS encoding hydrolase or metal-binding protein: MLKGLTITPPVIGRISIGRVVEKNGKRLPEKDDQFTLTSQVQNRDGWILHPLDEALRKAGSPGKLRAIPVRVLFNDPNLNLRAEYTLFDRETGRPVCVGNGETCKRAGTEGIATLPCPSPDGCGFGKAGGCKPYGRLNVVIGDDDELGSFLFRTTSYNSIRTLAARLHYFGAVSGGLLACLPLELKLRGKSTTQSFRSAIYYVDLGVRIGSTLEAAIGEARELDARRRGAGFDQSALDEAARLGFGNGAFEDGDEECAAVAEEFFPDASGSNCDDSAGHAPTGSPSLRDKLARRADALTEAAP, from the coding sequence ATGCTCAAAGGACTGACCATTACTCCGCCGGTCATCGGGCGGATTTCCATCGGCCGCGTCGTCGAGAAGAACGGCAAGCGGCTGCCTGAGAAGGACGACCAGTTCACCCTGACCAGCCAGGTGCAGAACCGGGACGGGTGGATTTTGCACCCGCTGGACGAAGCCCTGCGCAAGGCAGGCAGCCCCGGCAAGCTGCGCGCCATCCCGGTCCGGGTTCTCTTCAATGACCCCAACCTGAACCTGCGCGCCGAATACACCCTGTTCGATCGCGAAACCGGGCGTCCGGTCTGTGTCGGCAACGGCGAAACCTGCAAGCGCGCGGGCACTGAGGGCATCGCGACCCTGCCCTGCCCGTCGCCAGATGGCTGCGGCTTCGGCAAGGCCGGCGGCTGCAAGCCCTATGGGCGCTTGAACGTCGTCATTGGCGATGACGACGAGCTGGGCTCCTTCCTCTTCCGCACCACCTCCTACAATTCGATCCGCACGCTCGCTGCGCGACTCCACTACTTCGGTGCCGTGTCGGGCGGGCTCCTGGCTTGCCTGCCACTGGAATTGAAGCTGCGCGGCAAGTCCACCACGCAAAGCTTCCGTTCGGCGATCTACTACGTGGATTTGGGGGTACGGATCGGCAGCACGCTGGAGGCCGCCATTGGCGAGGCGAGGGAGTTGGATGCGAGGCGCCGCGGGGCCGGCTTCGACCAGTCAGCCCTGGACGAGGCGGCGCGGCTCGGCTTTGGCAACGGCGCCTTCGAGGATGGTGACGAGGAGTGTGCAGCCGTCGCGGAGGAATTCTTCCCGGATGCCTCGGGCAGTAACTGCGACGACTCGGCCGGTCACGCCCCGACTGGCTCGCCGAGCCTGCGCGACAAGCTGGCACGGCGGGCCGACGCGCTGACGGAGGCGGCGCCATGA
- a CDS encoding IS4 family transposase, with protein sequence MLSEQVHATLKLSEPASFARLSEHLPMAWIEQALAATGTASVRRRRLPAEQVVWLVIALALYRHQSIPDVLETLDLALPNDANACVSKSGIAQARERLGDQPLLWLFEQTARAWVTQDAAHYKWKGLALYAMDGTTFRTADSPENRLHFGAQSYASGKVASYPQVRGVSLTAVPTHLVADIAFGCYGRNEMLYAKELIERIPDHSLTIFDKGFLAAEILWGLRMGGSERHFLIPAKKNLQWELLSGNEGDGIVQMKVSPQARRKNPALPETWTARAIRDEDSDRVLLTSLTDRRRFKAADIIGCYKRRWEIETSYRELKQTMLGAELTLRSRQPEGVHQEIWGALIAYNLVRLEMAKAALEARAEPTDLSFVLALRLIQGELIWAAGMAPGKLPAHLQRMRAKLQLAIVQKRKGRKCPREVKALPKRYTVRFLRKDLN encoded by the coding sequence ATGCTATCGGAACAAGTCCACGCCACCCTTAAGCTTAGTGAGCCGGCCAGTTTTGCCCGGCTCAGTGAGCATCTGCCGATGGCTTGGATTGAGCAGGCGCTGGCAGCCACAGGAACAGCGTCCGTTCGCCGGCGTCGACTGCCAGCAGAGCAGGTGGTCTGGCTGGTCATCGCGCTGGCGCTCTATCGGCACCAATCGATTCCCGATGTGCTGGAGACGCTGGACCTGGCACTGCCCAACGATGCCAACGCCTGTGTCAGCAAGAGCGGGATTGCCCAAGCCCGCGAGCGGCTTGGAGACCAGCCGCTGTTGTGGCTGTTCGAGCAGACCGCGCGGGCGTGGGTGACTCAGGATGCTGCGCACTACAAATGGAAGGGCTTGGCGCTTTATGCCATGGATGGGACCACCTTCCGCACCGCCGATAGCCCTGAGAATCGCCTCCACTTTGGCGCGCAGAGCTACGCCAGCGGCAAGGTCGCCAGCTATCCACAAGTCCGCGGGGTCTCGCTCACGGCTGTTCCCACCCATCTTGTTGCCGATATCGCCTTTGGCTGTTACGGGCGCAACGAGATGCTCTATGCCAAGGAGCTCATTGAGCGGATCCCGGATCATTCGTTGACGATCTTTGACAAGGGCTTTCTGGCCGCAGAGATCCTGTGGGGCTTGCGCATGGGCGGCAGCGAGCGCCACTTCCTGATCCCCGCCAAGAAGAATCTGCAGTGGGAGCTGCTCTCAGGCAACGAGGGTGATGGCATCGTCCAGATGAAGGTCTCGCCTCAGGCTCGCCGCAAGAATCCTGCCTTGCCAGAGACTTGGACAGCTCGCGCGATCCGGGACGAGGACTCAGACCGCGTCCTGTTGACCTCGTTGACAGACCGTCGGCGCTTCAAGGCAGCCGACATCATTGGGTGCTACAAGCGCCGTTGGGAAATCGAAACCAGCTATCGGGAACTGAAGCAGACGATGCTCGGGGCCGAACTGACCTTGCGCAGCCGCCAGCCTGAGGGCGTGCATCAGGAAATCTGGGGGGCACTGATTGCGTACAACCTGGTGCGCCTGGAGATGGCCAAGGCTGCGCTCGAGGCCCGCGCCGAGCCCACCGACCTGAGCTTTGTGCTGGCCTTGCGCCTGATACAGGGCGAGTTGATCTGGGCAGCCGGCATGGCCCCAGGCAAGCTGCCGGCCCATCTGCAGCGCATGCGCGCCAAACTTCAGTTGGCGATCGTCCAAAAGCGAAAGGGGCGTAAGTGCCCCCGTGAAGTCAAAGCCCTGCCTAAGCGCTACACCGTCCGGTTCCTCAGAAAGGACCTAAACTGA